The following proteins are co-located in the Melanotaenia boesemani isolate fMelBoe1 chromosome 5, fMelBoe1.pri, whole genome shotgun sequence genome:
- the LOC121640012 gene encoding E3 ubiquitin/ISG15 ligase TRIM25-like produces the protein MASKQEHQEQGLDGVQLDSDQFCCSVCLDLFKEPVTIYCGHSYCRRCIESYWNKEEKKSEYSCPQCREIFSPRPVLKKNNILEEVVEKLKRRSPQPPPAPLTCDSPSDMICDFCGPTRNKATKSCLTCLASYCDAHIQPHYSVPVLQKHELVSATIPLPEKLCKQHNKLMELYCCVDKQLICTMCTVDEHKSHQFEAVSELKDKTKKNLVLVQRRIQEKVQQREKDLKELLQAEEDLKSCTQTSLHDCGKIFAELVSSLQIGCSEVEQLIKAQEEAAIAQAEEMQLQLEEELEKLRRRDADLQQLLSSEELVYLMQSLSTLDDSEDFTPSVGLLRSFSGVTICVSHLRGKIETMLKETLPKISAIVSYVDFSLPPPPKTREQFLQYCRPLTLDETTNYPHLHLIDNNHRVRPSPSQYAAHPSRFLKFPQVLCREGLTERCYWEVEWHARTLSAAVAYKDTNRTSDESQFGKNDKSWSLECTETGCLFRHNNVDVMVPDACSKKIGVFLDYKAGILSFYHISDPMVLIFEVRTAFTQPLYPGLGLNYEWYDIGVFAQLVKLW, from the exons ATGGCCAGCAAGCAGGAACATCAGGAGCAGGGTCTGGATGGAGTCCAACTGGACTCTGATCAGTTCTGTTGTTCAGTGTGTTTGGATCTTTTTAAGGAGCCCGTCACCATTTATTGCGGACACAGTTACTGTCGGAGATGTATTGAGAGTTACTGGAAtaaggaggaaaagaagagcGAATACAGCTGCCCTCAGTGCCGTGAGATATTCAGCCCCAGGCCTGTTCTGAAAAAGAACAACATCCTGGAAGAG GTTGTTGAGAAGCTAAAAAGAAGAAGCCCCCAACCACCACCTGCTCCTCTGACCTGTGACAGCCCATCAGACATGATTTGTGATTTTTGTGGGCCCACAAGAAACAAAGCCACAAAGTCTTGTTTGACATGCCTGGCATCTTACTGTGATGCCCACATTCAACCTCACTACAGTGTTCCTGTGTTGCAGAAGCACGAGCTGGTCTCTGCTACGATCCCACTCCCAGAAAAGTTGTGCAAACAGCACAACAAGCTGATGGAGCTCTACTGTTGTGTAGACAAGCAGCTCATTTGCACAATGTGCACAGTAGATGAGCACAAGAGCCACCAATTTGAGGCTGTTTCTGAGCTAAAGGATAAGACTAAG aaaaACCTGGTTTTGGTTCAAAGGAGAATCCAGGAGAAAGTccagcagagagagaaagaccTAAAAGAGCTATTACAAGCTGAGGAGGATCTCAAG agttgCACTCAGACGTCGCTTCATGACTGTGGCAAGATCTTTGCCGAGCTGGTCTCCTCCTTGCAGATAGGATGCAGCGAAGTGGAGCAGCTGATCAAAGCCCAAGAGGAAGCTGCCATCGCTCAGGCTGAAGAAATGCAGCTTCAGCTGGAAGAGGAGCTGGAAAAGCTGAGGAGGAGAGACGccgacctgcagcagctgctgagtTCTGAGGAACTCGTTTATCTGATGCAG TCTCTCTCCACTTTAGATGATTCTGAAGACTTCACACCAAGTGTTGGTCTTCTACGTTCTTTCAGTGGTGTAACCATCTGTGTGTCTCACCTTAGAGGAAAAATAGAGACCATGCTGAAAGAGACATTACCCAAGATCTCGGCCATAG TCTCTTATGTCGACTTCTCCTTACCACCACCACCCAAAACCAGAGAACAATTTTTACAGT ACTGTCGTCCACTCACTCTGGATGAGACCACAAACTACCCCCATCTCCACCTGATCGACAACAACCACAGAGTGAGGCCTTCACCGAGCCAGTACGCTGCTCATCCAAGCAGATTTTTGAAGTTCCCACAGGTTTTGTGCAGAGAAGGTTTGACAGAGCGATGTTACTGGGAAGTGGAGTGGCATGCTCGCACCCTGTCAGCAGCTGTTGCATACAAAGACACCAACCGAACATCAGATGAGTCACAGTTTGGAAAAAACGACAAGTCCTGGAGCTTAGAGTGCACAGAAACTGGTTGCTTGTTCCGCCATAATAATGTAGATGTGATGGTACCAGATGCCTGTTCCAAAAAGATTGGTGTATTCCTGGATTACAAAGCAGGAATTCtgagtttttatcacatttcagaTCCAATGGTTCTTATCTTTGAAGTGCGGACTGCCTTCACCCAGCCTCTCTATCCTGGGCTTGGACTGAACTATGAATGGTATGATATTGGAGTATTTGCACAGCTGGTTAAATTATGGTAG
- the LOC121640044 gene encoding leukotriene B4 receptor 1-like: MAFDNSSSTNSTNDTAVGNSVATAMGALILTIVFLLGFPGNLFVIWSILARARKQSVTTLLILNLAIADGSLMALTPFFIVYLVQMNWVIGNVMCKILFYLCLANMYASIQLIMVMSIYRLVSVLWPQRISVITGKRTILRVLAVVWMLVMVASIPALVFRQVKCKGKNCMCDSFHENYRDAVLQYTMELVLGFLIPYGVILVSYFCILRRIRQTKFHRRIRSEKLILAIVLTFCLFWLPYHVVNIIQVTWALCPEGSAKVILGKIWQNSRAVTSAIAFISSCANPVLYFFAGKSYIRREGLLFMARLFDATKMLDSSRKSRQNSQNSRDKDKDAEVVVLKDQDPDSTTNSSCNAKQVKNGQ; encoded by the exons ATGGCCTTCGATAACTCTTCTTCCACAAACTCCACAAATGACACCGCTGTGGGTAATTCAGTAGCCACCGCTATGGGTGCCCTCATCCTCACCATCGTCTTTCTCTTGGGATTCCCTGGAAACCTCTTTGTCATCTGGAGCATCCTTGCACGAGCCCGAAAGCAATCTGTCACCACCTTACTCATTCTCAACCTAGCTATCGCTGATGGCTCCCTGATGGCTCTTACCCCATTCTTCATTGTCTACCTGGTTCAGATGAACTGGGTCATTGGGAATGTGATGTGTAAGATCCTTTTCTACCTCTGTTTGGCCAACATGTACGCGTCCATACAGCTCATCATGGTGATGAGCATCTACAGGCTGGTGTCTGTGCTATGGCCGCAGCGCATCAGTGTCATCACCGGCAAAAGGACCATCCTGCGTGTGCTGGCAGTGGtgtggatgctggtgatggttGCCTCCATTCCTGCACTTGTCTTTCGACAAGTGAAATGTAAAGGGAAAAACTGCATGTGTGATTCCTTCCATGAAAACTACAGGGAT GCGGTCCTGCAGTACACAATGGAGCTTGTGTTGGGATTTCTAATCCCCTATGGAGTCATCTTAGTCAGTTACTTTTGCATTCTGCGGCGGATACGACAGACCAAATTCCACCGACGCATCCGCAGCGAGAAGCTCATCCTGGCCATCGTGTTGACTTTCTGCCTCTTTTGGCTGCCGTACCATGTGGTCAACATAATTCAA gttacCTGGGCTTTGTGTCCAGAGGGTTCAGCAAAAGTCAT TTTGGGCAAAATATGGCAAAACAGTCGTGCTGTCACCTCTGCAATCGCCTTCATCAGCAGCTGTGCCAATCCGGTGCTTTACTTCTTCGCAGGGAAGTCCTACATCAGACGAGAAGGGCTTTTATTCATGGCTCGCTTGTTTGATGCTACAAAAATGCTGGATTCGTCCAGGAAAAGCCGGCAGAACAGCCAGAACAGTCGTGACAAAGACAAAGATGCAGAAGTTGTTGTTCTGAAAGACCAAGATCCAGACTCCACCACAAATTCCAGCTGTAATGCCAAACAAGTGAAAAACGGTCAATAG